One segment of Paramormyrops kingsleyae isolate MSU_618 chromosome 8, PKINGS_0.4, whole genome shotgun sequence DNA contains the following:
- the LOC111835933 gene encoding beta-1,4-galactosyltransferase 5-like isoform X3 gives MQSLGAQVLQQVIRGTYSSTNSTDFIYNISVSEQDMPTATYLPLDFTYHTGQPCPEKLPSMRGQIPVNMSEVTMEEVEKALLHEDPGLAPGGRWRPLDCLPRWKVAILIPFRNRHEHLPILLRHLVPMLQRQHLQFAIYVIEQAGDQSFNRGMLFNVGFHEAMQDLAWDCMIFHDVDHIPESNRNYYGCSDMPRHFAVKLDKYLYMLPYKEFFGGVSGLTAKQFRNINGFPNAFWGWGGEDDDLWNRVQFAGYSVSRPRRDEGRYMSIPHHHHGEAQFLGRYALLWHSKERQSLDGLSNLRYSPQVSYKPLYINITVSLSPNMAPVMATL, from the exons ATGCAGAGCCTGGGGGCGCAGGTTCTGCAGCAGGTGATCCGGGGGAcctacagcagcaccaacagcaCAG acttcatttacaacaTCAGTGTAAGTGAACAGGACATGCCGACAGCCACGTACCTCCCGCTGGACTTCACGTACCACACTGGCCAGCCTTGCCCGGAAAAGCTGCCTTCTATGA GAGGCCAGATACCAGTGAACATGAGCGAGGTGACCATGGAAGAAGTGGAGAAGGCCCTGCTGCATGAAGACCCTGGGCTAGCCCCCGGGGGGCGCTGGAGGCCTCTGGACTGCCTACCACGTTGGAAG GTGGCCATCCTCATCCCATTCCGGAATCGCCACGAGCACCTGCCCATTCTGCTGCGCCATCTGGTGCCAATGCTGCAGAGACAGCACCTCCAGTTTGCCATTTATGTCATCGAGCAG GCAGGCGACCAGTCATTCAACCGAGGCATGCTATTCAACGTGGGCTTCCATGAAGCCATGCAAGACCTCGCCTGGGACTGCATGATCTTCCACGACGTGGACCACATCCCTGAGAGCAACCGCAACTACTACGGCTGCTCGGACATGCCGAGGCACTTCGCCGTCAAGCTTGACAAATATCTTTATAT GTTGCCTTACAAAGAGTTCTTTGGTGGAGTCAGTGGCCTGACCGCCAAGCAGTTCCGAAATATCAACGGCTTCCCCAATGCCttttggggctgggggggcgagGACGACGACCTCTGGAACAG GGTGCAATTTGCAGGCTACTCAGTGAGCCGCCCCCGCAGAGACGAAGGCCGCTACATGTCcatcccccaccaccaccatggGGAGGCGCAGTTCTTGGGCAG GTACGCCCTCCTGTGGCACTCTAAGGAGAGGCAGAGCCTGGATGGGCTCAGCAACCTGAGGTACTCACCACAGGTGTCCTACAAGCCTCTGTACATCAACATCACTGTCAGCTTGAGCCCCAACATGGCCCCCGTTATGGCTACCCTCTGA
- the LOC111835933 gene encoding beta-1,4-galactosyltransferase 5-like isoform X2, which yields MNLFNLSSYKRLLHLRIRRRSYMSILFLFSLSTSGMYFIYSAPGIANEYLFRVQACGIQIRQNMQSLGAQVLQQVIRGTYSSTNSTDFIYNISVSEQDMPTATYLPLDFTYHTGQPCPEKLPSMRGQIPVNMSEVTMEEVEKALLHEDPGLAPGGRWRPLDCLPRWKVAILIPFRNRHEHLPILLRHLVPMLQRQHLQFAIYVIEQAGDQSFNRGMLFNVGFHEAMQDLAWDCMIFHDVDHIPESNRNYYGCSDMPRHFAVKLDKYLYMLPYKEFFGGVSGLTAKQFRNINGFPNAFWGWGGEDDDLWNRVQFAGYSVSRPRRDEGRYMSIPHHHHGEAQFLGRYALLWHSKERQSLDGLSNLRYSPQVSYKPLYINITVSLSPNMAPVMATL from the exons atgaatttatttaacTTATCGTCCTATAAAAGGTTGCTGCATTTGCGAATAAGGAGAAGGTCATACATGAGCATTTTATTCCTCTTCTCTCTTTCTACATCGGGAATGTACTTCATCTACTCCGCGCCTGGCATCG CGAATGAGTACCTGTTCAGGGTGCAGGCGTGTGGCATCCAGATCCGGCAGAACATGCAGAGCCTGGGGGCGCAGGTTCTGCAGCAGGTGATCCGGGGGAcctacagcagcaccaacagcaCAG acttcatttacaacaTCAGTGTAAGTGAACAGGACATGCCGACAGCCACGTACCTCCCGCTGGACTTCACGTACCACACTGGCCAGCCTTGCCCGGAAAAGCTGCCTTCTATGA GAGGCCAGATACCAGTGAACATGAGCGAGGTGACCATGGAAGAAGTGGAGAAGGCCCTGCTGCATGAAGACCCTGGGCTAGCCCCCGGGGGGCGCTGGAGGCCTCTGGACTGCCTACCACGTTGGAAG GTGGCCATCCTCATCCCATTCCGGAATCGCCACGAGCACCTGCCCATTCTGCTGCGCCATCTGGTGCCAATGCTGCAGAGACAGCACCTCCAGTTTGCCATTTATGTCATCGAGCAG GCAGGCGACCAGTCATTCAACCGAGGCATGCTATTCAACGTGGGCTTCCATGAAGCCATGCAAGACCTCGCCTGGGACTGCATGATCTTCCACGACGTGGACCACATCCCTGAGAGCAACCGCAACTACTACGGCTGCTCGGACATGCCGAGGCACTTCGCCGTCAAGCTTGACAAATATCTTTATAT GTTGCCTTACAAAGAGTTCTTTGGTGGAGTCAGTGGCCTGACCGCCAAGCAGTTCCGAAATATCAACGGCTTCCCCAATGCCttttggggctgggggggcgagGACGACGACCTCTGGAACAG GGTGCAATTTGCAGGCTACTCAGTGAGCCGCCCCCGCAGAGACGAAGGCCGCTACATGTCcatcccccaccaccaccatggGGAGGCGCAGTTCTTGGGCAG GTACGCCCTCCTGTGGCACTCTAAGGAGAGGCAGAGCCTGGATGGGCTCAGCAACCTGAGGTACTCACCACAGGTGTCCTACAAGCCTCTGTACATCAACATCACTGTCAGCTTGAGCCCCAACATGGCCCCCGTTATGGCTACCCTCTGA
- the LOC111835933 gene encoding beta-1,4-galactosyltransferase 5-like isoform X1 has protein sequence MWQSGGRSHFTFHFLIYEDRQSLTFRPLSTRPAFFPASQASGTSLSAALIAALLLPAARLRLRDLQLCQPRSAGYNLLPQTANHEAATEHKFTWTGSANEYLFRVQACGIQIRQNMQSLGAQVLQQVIRGTYSSTNSTDFIYNISVSEQDMPTATYLPLDFTYHTGQPCPEKLPSMRGQIPVNMSEVTMEEVEKALLHEDPGLAPGGRWRPLDCLPRWKVAILIPFRNRHEHLPILLRHLVPMLQRQHLQFAIYVIEQAGDQSFNRGMLFNVGFHEAMQDLAWDCMIFHDVDHIPESNRNYYGCSDMPRHFAVKLDKYLYMLPYKEFFGGVSGLTAKQFRNINGFPNAFWGWGGEDDDLWNRVQFAGYSVSRPRRDEGRYMSIPHHHHGEAQFLGRYALLWHSKERQSLDGLSNLRYSPQVSYKPLYINITVSLSPNMAPVMATL, from the exons ATGTGGCAGTCTGGCGGCAGAAGCCATTTTACCTTCCATTTTCTTATCTATGAGGACAGACAGTCCCTGACCTTTCGTCCCCTATCCACACGGCCTGCCTTCTTCCCCGCATCGCAGGCAAGTGGCACCTCACTGTCAGCTGCGCTTATAGCTGCTCTGCTGCTGCCCGCAGCCAGACTGCGCCTCAGAGACCTGCAGCTGTGCCAGCCGCGATCGGCGGGCTACAATCTGCTCCCACAAACAGCCAATCACGAGGCTGCAACTGAACACAAGTTCACATGGACGGGGTCAG CGAATGAGTACCTGTTCAGGGTGCAGGCGTGTGGCATCCAGATCCGGCAGAACATGCAGAGCCTGGGGGCGCAGGTTCTGCAGCAGGTGATCCGGGGGAcctacagcagcaccaacagcaCAG acttcatttacaacaTCAGTGTAAGTGAACAGGACATGCCGACAGCCACGTACCTCCCGCTGGACTTCACGTACCACACTGGCCAGCCTTGCCCGGAAAAGCTGCCTTCTATGA GAGGCCAGATACCAGTGAACATGAGCGAGGTGACCATGGAAGAAGTGGAGAAGGCCCTGCTGCATGAAGACCCTGGGCTAGCCCCCGGGGGGCGCTGGAGGCCTCTGGACTGCCTACCACGTTGGAAG GTGGCCATCCTCATCCCATTCCGGAATCGCCACGAGCACCTGCCCATTCTGCTGCGCCATCTGGTGCCAATGCTGCAGAGACAGCACCTCCAGTTTGCCATTTATGTCATCGAGCAG GCAGGCGACCAGTCATTCAACCGAGGCATGCTATTCAACGTGGGCTTCCATGAAGCCATGCAAGACCTCGCCTGGGACTGCATGATCTTCCACGACGTGGACCACATCCCTGAGAGCAACCGCAACTACTACGGCTGCTCGGACATGCCGAGGCACTTCGCCGTCAAGCTTGACAAATATCTTTATAT GTTGCCTTACAAAGAGTTCTTTGGTGGAGTCAGTGGCCTGACCGCCAAGCAGTTCCGAAATATCAACGGCTTCCCCAATGCCttttggggctgggggggcgagGACGACGACCTCTGGAACAG GGTGCAATTTGCAGGCTACTCAGTGAGCCGCCCCCGCAGAGACGAAGGCCGCTACATGTCcatcccccaccaccaccatggGGAGGCGCAGTTCTTGGGCAG GTACGCCCTCCTGTGGCACTCTAAGGAGAGGCAGAGCCTGGATGGGCTCAGCAACCTGAGGTACTCACCACAGGTGTCCTACAAGCCTCTGTACATCAACATCACTGTCAGCTTGAGCCCCAACATGGCCCCCGTTATGGCTACCCTCTGA